A genomic window from Megalobrama amblycephala isolate DHTTF-2021 linkage group LG2, ASM1881202v1, whole genome shotgun sequence includes:
- the LOC125263052 gene encoding uncharacterized protein LOC125263052, producing the protein MKKMFLKLVLLCLWRLDGMFGEVKKVKEGDSVTLNSSLTEMKDDDVIHWKFENTLIAEINVTADRITVYDDVPDGIFRDRLKLDNQTGSLTITNTTTEHAGRYILEINNMSDYFRLIVIATVKLSFIEGDSVTLNSDLTEMKDDDRILWRFGKTLIAVIIKRVDRFPVYDDVLDGRFRDRLKLDNQTGSLTITNTTTEHAGRYILEINNMSDYFRLIVIATVKLSFIEGDSVTLNSDLTEMKDDDRILWRFGKTLIAVIIKRVDRFPVYDDVLDGRFRDRLKLDNQTGSLTITNITMKHAGYYELQTNNKRVHFYLAVIVSVTEGDSFTLNPDLTEMKDDDMIHWRFGDTLIAEINKRDDRFTVDDDVLDGRFRDRLKLDNQTGSLTITNTTTEHAGEYVCVHFSSFLVIRLIVYGELNISFTCFIYYS; encoded by the exons ATGAAGAAAATGTTCCTCAAGTTAGTTTTGCTCTGTTTGTGGCGTCTGGATG gaATGTTTGGTGAAGTGAAGAaagtgaaggagggagattcagtcactctaaactcttctcttactgaaatgaaggatgatgatgTGATTCATTGGAAGtttgaaaacactttaatagctgaaatcaatgtaACGGCCGACAgaatcactgtatatgatgatgttcctGATGGGatattcagagacagactgaagctggacaatcaaactggatctctgaccatcacaaacaccacaactgaacatgctggacgTTATATACTAGAGATCAACAATATGAGTGATTATTTCCGTCTCATTGTCATTG cgACTGTTAAATTATCATTTAtagagggagattcagtcactttaaactctgatcttactgaaatgaaggacGATGATCGGATTCTGTGGAGGTTTGGAAAAACTTTAATAGCTGTAATCATTAAACGGGTTGACAGATTCcctgtatatgatgatgttcttgatgggagattcagagacagactgaagctggacaatcaaactggatctctgaccatcacaaacaccacaactgaacatgctggacgTTATATACTAGAGATCAACAATATGAGTGATTATTTCCGTCTCATTGTCATTG cgACTGTTAAATTATCATTTAtagagggagattcagtcactttaaactctgatcttactgaaatgaaggacGATGATCGGATTCTGTGGAGGTTTGGAAAAACTTTAATAGCTGTAATCATTAAACGGGTCGACAGATTCcctgtatatgatgatgttcttgatgggagattcagagacagactgaagctggacaatcaaactggatctctgaccatcacaaacatcacaatgaaacatgcTGGATATTATGAACTACAGACCAACAATAAGAGAGTTCATTTCTATCTCGCTGTCATTG TGTCAGTGACGGAGGGAGATTCATTCACTCTAAAccctgatcttactgaaatgaaggatgatgatATGATTCATTGGAGGTTTGGAgacactttaatagctgaaatcaataaacgggacgacagattcactgtagatgatgatgttcttgatgggagattcagagacagactgaagctggacaatcaaactggatctctgaccatcacaaacaccacaactgaacatgctggagaaTATGTATGTGTCCATTTCAGCAGTTTTTTGGTTATTCGTCTCATTGTCTATGGTGAGTTAAATATCagtttcacatgttttatttattacagcTAG